A single window of Rhodamnia argentea isolate NSW1041297 chromosome 5, ASM2092103v1, whole genome shotgun sequence DNA harbors:
- the LOC125315299 gene encoding acetyl-CoA-benzylalcohol acetyltransferase-like, translating to MKVEVQWKKVVKPSTPTPHHRQILKLSSIDELQVPNYVGIISYYRDKAENTGVDIPERLHRMEESLSETLTIFYPMAGRYIEDGGCFIDCNDHGVEFVHAKVDAQIDEIIHGEPDLDLLDRLSKFPTEVVGNPLVVIQVNVLECGGLVIGLRISHKIGDMYTMAMFMNSWATACQGNMHEIVRPSFELSSIFTLKESSRVTWLEPCIRDEKFFMHRFRFDGKAISKLKSLATADMTDSPANSLQPSRVEVVSALITRALVNIDRSKHGKLRSFVVCMTMNLREKIGLTVPANSCGNLYTVIAVQLSRAIADDSNLVFKEAVSTISEMVRNSRARYARVVEGEELSTIVKDSTMDFMKLVFTSEENLIPFSSWCRFGLHKNDFGWGRPALVGPAAANFRSIFLIDDEDNGGIDAWVTLKEDEMILFKQDPEIQAFTSLSEIEVA from the coding sequence ATGAAGGTGGAAGTACAGTGGAAGAAGGTGGTGAAGCCGTCGACGCCTACGCCTCATCACCGGCAAATACTAAAGCTGTCTTCAATTGATGAGCTTCAAGTGCCAAATTATGTTGGCATCATCTCCTACTATAGAGATAAAGCTGAGAATACAGGAGTTGATATTCCTGAAAGGCTTCACCGGATGGAGGAGTCCCTTTCGGAAACTCTGACAATCTTTTATCCTATGGCAGGGAGATATATCGAAGACGGTGGTTGCTTCATCGACTGTAATGACCATGGAGTCGAGTTTGTGCATGCCAAAGTGGATGCCCAGATTGATGAGATTATCCATGGAGAGCCTGATTTGGATTTGCTCGATCGTTTGTCAAAATTCCCGACTGAAGTGGTGGGAAATCCCTTGGTGGTGATTCAAGTGAACGTGCTTGAGTGCGGCGGATTAGTTATCGGCCTGCGTATTTCGCATAAGATTGGCGATATGTACACCATGGCCATGTTCATGAATTCGTGGGCCACCGCGTGTCAGGGAAACATGCACGAGATAGTTCGCCCAAGTTTCGAGCTATCGTCTATATTCACATTGAAGGAGTCATCACGCGTAACCTGGCTCGAACCCTGTATTCGCGATGAGAAATTCTTCATGCACAGGTTCAGGTTTGACGGTAAGGCTATATCCAAACTGAAATCCTTAGCTACAGCTGATATGACGGATTCACCCGCTAATAGTTTGCAGCCTTCAAGGGTAGAGGTTGTCTCAGCACTAATAACCAGGGCTCTCGTCAATATTGATCGAAGCAAACATGGCAAACTAAGGTCTTTCGTCGTTTGCATGACGATGAACTTGCGCGAGAAGATTGGTCTCACAGTACCTGCTAATTCTTGTGGCAACCTCTATACCGTGATTGCCGTTCAACTCAGTAGAGCCATAGCTGATGACAGCAACTTGGTGTTCAAAGAAGCGGTGAGTACGATAAGCGAAATGGTACGCAACTCCAGAGCAAGATATGCAAGAGTAGTAGAAGGGGAGGAGCTCTCTACCATAGTGAAGGATTCTACGATggatttcatgaaattggtgttCACTAGTGAGGAGAATTTAATTCCATTTAGTAGCTGGTGCCGGTTCGGGCTACACAAGAACGACTTCGGGTGGGGACGGCCTGCTCTAGTTGGCCCCGCAGCGGCAAATTTCAGGTCGATTTTCCTCATCGACGATGAAGACAATGGAGGAATCGATGCGTGGGTGACCCTCAAGGAAGATGAGATGATTCTTTTCAAACAAGATCCGGAGATCCAAGCATTCACTTCCCTGTCGGAGATAGAGGTTGCCTAA
- the LOC125315300 gene encoding acetyl-CoA-benzylalcohol acetyltransferase-like → MAVGLCISHRIADMHTISSFMSTWAMACGGSIHKAIHPCVDLSSIFPPRDLPKPEPPVRLMIGAKYVTKRFVFDRQSIAKLKAIAKKGGFDSKREPSRVELVKALVSIALLDVAKLKNARSKPFRISHMSVLEVKKLGLPVLVSLMRDVITTSLAKLVNVIDEENLGEMVMYLVREFQEELRKGEANVLLFTSWCRFPLHRADLGWGEPEFVSSLCSPFDSVTLMDHKEGDDDGGIVAQVSLTEGDMDLFCKQHDILQYASYKYKA, encoded by the exons ATGGCGGTCGGCCTGTGCATCTCGCACAGGATTGCTGACATGCACACTATATCGTCCTTCATGAGCACGTGGGCGATGGCATGTGGCGGAAGCATTCACAAGGCGATCCATCCGTGCGTCGATCTATCATCTATTTTCCCACCAAGAGACTTGCCTAAGCCCGAGCCTCCCGTCAGACTAATGATAGGTGCGAAATACGTCACGAAAAGATTCGTGTTTGACAGACAATCCATCGCGAAGCTCAAAGCCATCGCGAAGAAGGGAGGGTTTGATTCCAAAAGGGAACCCTCACGCGTGGAACTAGTCAAGGCCCTCGTGTCGATTGCTCTCTTGGATGTTGCCAAGCTAAAAAATGCGCGATCCAAGCCGTTCCGAATTTCGCACATG TCCGTGCTCGAGGTGAAAAAACTCGGGTTACCTGTCTTGGTGAGTTTGATGCGAGATGTGATAACAACCTCGCTTGCCAAGTTAGTGAACGTGATAGACGAGGAGAATTTGGGCGAGATGGTAATGTACTTGGTGAGAGAGTTTCAGGAGGAACTGCGGAAAGGCGAAGCCAACGTGCTCCTGTTCACCAGCTGGTGTCGGTTTCCGCTGCACCGGGCCGATTTGGGTTGGGGTGAGCCTGAGTTTGTGAGTAGCTTATGCTCTCCGTTTGACTCGGTCACGTTGATGGATCACAAGGAAGGCGACGATGATGGCGGAATTGTGGCACAGGTGAGCTTGACTGAAGGCGACATGGATCTTTTCTGTAAACAACATGACATTTTACAGTATGCTTCCTATAAGTACAAAGCTTGA